Proteins from one Telopea speciosissima isolate NSW1024214 ecotype Mountain lineage chromosome 1, Tspe_v1, whole genome shotgun sequence genomic window:
- the LOC122657556 gene encoding exonuclease V, chloroplastic-like → MTDSPIKSPPDDIPEIPVEIVSEEEMALIEAAFSATRCSLPSSFISSAASSSSSHSRLSLVSSVSSITFHSKRRLSVCSEAHTVGDIEDSGRLGAAQKKSKVPQSLLDRFRRRKGLAITDLTASEWCEKQMEFSLLYGKPRRTKAMKAGSDRHAKLEEEVIKKVKVRVKAVEDAWGLKLMNFIVGSNQLLFEGLTRELPLVGLVDGVWMVGVIDEIRMPLTEEIRTPSLVDTKTRVQASLPSEPQRRNGRLQLMCYKYLWDNIVADSFPSDHFFDFFGLNPLHVLSEDIIEHAASSGFPVKTLEDLVTCFRNACCLMPSAHDQLLLRYELQEDHSLLGEDKFAYDSDWLKSQIQCCLEFWMGNREARYVPTEERWKCRYCKFASVCPTNASTNSMPS, encoded by the exons ATGACAGATTCACCGATCAAATCTCCTCCCGACGACATTCCTGAAATCCCAGTTGAGATCGTGAGCGAAGAAGAGATGGCTCTCATCGAAGCTGCCTTTTCTGCTACTCGTTGCTCTCTTCCCTCCTCTTTCATATCTTCTGctgcttcctcctcctcctctcatTCTCGATTGTCGCTCGTCTCTTCTGTTTCATCTATTACTTTTCACTCGAAAAGGAGATTGTCAGTCTGTTCGGAGGCTCATACAGTTGGTGACATTGAAGATTCAGGCCGTTTAGGCGCTGCCCAGAAGAAAAGTAAAGTACCCCAGTCGTTATTGGACCGATTTCGGAGAAGAAAAGGACTGGCCATCACCGATCTCACTGCTTCG GAGTGGTGTGAAAAGCAAATGGAATTTTCTCTTCTCTATGGGAAACCTAGAAGAACTAAAGCTATGAAAGCTGGCAGTGATCGGCATGCTAAACTGGAAGAAGAG GTTATCAAAAAAGTAAAAGTTCGAGTAAAAGCGGTTGAAGATGCCTGGGGTCTGAAGCTCATGAATTTTATTGTAGGTTCAAATCAACTATTATTTGAAGGACTAACACGTGAGCTGCCTCT AGTAGGTCTTGTAGATGGTGTCTGGATGGTTGGGGTGATTGATGAAATTAGAATGCCTTTAACAGAAGAAATCAGGACCCCCTCATTGGTGGACACAAAAACTCGTGTTCAAGCTTCACTTCCCTCTGAACCACAGAGAAGAAATGGAAG ACTTCAGTTAATGTGCTACAAGTATTTGTGGGATAATATAGttgctgatagcttcccttcagaccatttctttgatttctttggaTTGAATCCTCTTCACGTTTTGTCCGAAGATATCATAGAGCACGCTGCTAGCTCAGGTTTCCCTGTGAAG ACCCTTGAAGATCTAGTTACGTGCTTTAGAAATGCGTGTTGCTTGATGCCTTCTGCACACGACCAGCTTCTGTTGAG ATATGAACTCCAAGAAGATCATTCATTGCTAGGTGAAGATAAGTTTGCTTATGATTCTGATTGGCTTAAAAGTCAGATCCAGTGCTGTCTTGAGTTCTGGATGGGAAACCGAGAAGCCAGATATGTCCCAACAGAGGAGCGCTGGAAGTGTCGGTATTGCAAGTTTGCTTCTGTTTGTCCAACAAATGCAAGCACCAATAGTATGCCAAGCTAG